A genomic region of Corallococcus macrosporus contains the following coding sequences:
- a CDS encoding iron chelate uptake ABC transporter family permease subunit, translating into MSASALRLEHPERRLFLLGALAVLCVGVFMTVDAGGQWDFVLPFRARKVATVLLVGYAIAVSTVLFQTVTENRVLTPAIMGFDTLYLLLQTGLLFFLGTRTLAGLDVRLLFAVEVGLMVLFSAVLHRWLFEGGRSVHLLLLTGVVLGVLFRSLSSFLQRLIAPGEFDFLQDRFFASFNNPDPDLLLVSTVMTVGASFVGLRLLRACDVLNLGRDVAINLGVDHRRTVSRLLAVVAVLVSVSTALVGPVTFFGLLVANLAHGLVRSHRHVHVLPAAVLLAVIGLLGGQLVLERVFSFGANLRVIIEFLGGLMFITLLMRGALR; encoded by the coding sequence GTGTCGGCTAGCGCGCTCCGCCTGGAGCACCCCGAGCGGCGGCTCTTCCTCCTGGGGGCCCTGGCCGTCCTCTGCGTGGGGGTGTTCATGACCGTGGACGCGGGCGGCCAGTGGGACTTCGTCCTGCCGTTTCGCGCGCGCAAGGTCGCCACGGTGCTGCTGGTGGGCTACGCCATCGCCGTCTCCACGGTGCTGTTCCAGACCGTGACGGAGAACCGCGTGCTGACGCCCGCCATCATGGGCTTCGACACGCTCTACCTCCTGCTCCAGACGGGCCTGCTCTTCTTCCTGGGCACGCGCACCCTGGCGGGCCTGGACGTGCGGCTGCTGTTCGCGGTGGAGGTCGGCCTCATGGTGCTCTTCTCCGCGGTGCTGCACCGCTGGTTGTTCGAGGGCGGGCGCAGCGTCCACCTGCTGCTGCTGACGGGCGTGGTGCTGGGCGTGCTCTTCCGCAGCCTCTCCAGCTTCCTCCAGCGCCTCATCGCGCCGGGCGAGTTCGACTTCCTCCAGGACCGCTTCTTCGCCAGCTTCAACAACCCGGACCCGGACCTGCTGCTCGTCTCCACGGTGATGACGGTGGGCGCGTCCTTCGTGGGCCTGCGCCTGCTGCGCGCCTGCGACGTGCTGAACCTGGGCCGCGACGTGGCCATCAACCTGGGCGTGGACCACCGCCGCACGGTGTCGCGGCTGCTGGCGGTGGTGGCGGTGCTGGTGTCGGTGTCCACGGCGCTGGTGGGGCCCGTCACCTTCTTCGGCCTGCTGGTGGCGAACCTGGCGCACGGGCTGGTGCGCTCGCACCGGCACGTCCACGTGCTGCCCGCCGCCGTGCTCCTCGCGGTGATTGGCCTGCTGGGCGGTCAGCTCGTGCTGGAGCGCGTCTTCTCCTTTGGCGCCAACCTGCGCGTCATCATCGAGTTTTTGGGCGGCCTCATGTTCATCACCCTGCTCATGCGAGGCGCGCTGCGATGA
- a CDS encoding ABC transporter permease, producing the protein MPTRSPDSPLLPEPAFATRAPEVSLSLPLLLLGFAGLVVLGLAGASLLIGVSQVSWEALLAPTEHQRAVQVLVISRVPRTLALVLAGMSLAVAGLIMQMLARNRFVEPFTAGTAESASLGLLVVTLLAPGLPILARTAVAAGFSMAGTALFLLILKRIPMRSALIVPVVGLVLGAIFDAATTFFAYRFSLLQSLMAWTTGDFSSVLRGRYELLWGAFVLTAVAYVVADRFTVAGMGEAFTTNLGLSHPRIVALGLAIVAMVTAVVVATVGMIPFIGLVVPNVVSVIVGDNARRSIPWVAVMGAGFVLLCDIVGRVVRQPYEIPVGTVAGVVGSLVFLHLLFRRDDRVG; encoded by the coding sequence ATGCCTACGCGAAGCCCCGACAGCCCCCTGCTCCCTGAGCCGGCCTTCGCGACGCGCGCGCCCGAGGTCTCCCTGTCCCTGCCCCTGCTCCTGCTCGGTTTCGCCGGGCTCGTGGTGCTGGGACTCGCGGGTGCCAGCCTGCTGATTGGCGTCAGCCAGGTGTCGTGGGAGGCGCTGCTGGCGCCCACGGAGCACCAGCGCGCCGTGCAGGTGCTGGTCATCAGCCGCGTGCCGCGCACACTGGCCCTGGTGCTGGCGGGCATGTCGCTGGCGGTGGCGGGCCTCATCATGCAGATGCTCGCGCGCAACCGCTTCGTGGAGCCCTTCACGGCGGGCACGGCGGAGTCCGCCAGCCTGGGCCTGCTCGTCGTCACGCTGCTCGCCCCGGGCCTGCCCATCCTCGCGAGGACCGCCGTCGCCGCCGGCTTCTCCATGGCGGGCACCGCGCTGTTCCTGCTCATCCTGAAGCGCATCCCGATGCGCTCGGCGCTCATCGTCCCAGTCGTGGGGCTGGTGCTGGGCGCCATCTTCGACGCGGCGACGACGTTCTTCGCCTACCGCTTCTCCCTGCTGCAGTCGCTGATGGCCTGGACCACGGGCGACTTCTCCAGCGTGCTGCGCGGCCGCTACGAGCTGCTCTGGGGCGCTTTCGTCCTGACGGCCGTCGCCTACGTCGTCGCGGACCGCTTCACCGTCGCCGGCATGGGCGAGGCCTTCACCACCAACCTGGGGCTGAGCCACCCGCGCATCGTGGCGCTGGGGCTGGCCATCGTCGCCATGGTGACCGCGGTGGTGGTGGCCACGGTGGGGATGATTCCCTTCATCGGGCTGGTGGTGCCCAACGTCGTCAGCGTCATCGTGGGCGACAACGCGCGCCGCTCCATCCCCTGGGTGGCGGTGATGGGCGCGGGCTTCGTGCTCCTGTGCGACATCGTCGGGCGGGTGGTGCGCCAGCCGTATGAGATTCCCGTGGGCACGGTGGCGGGCGTGGTGGGCAGCCTCGTCTTCCTGCACCTGCTCTTCCGGAGGGACGACCGTGTCGGCTAG
- a CDS encoding siderophore ABC transporter substrate-binding protein: MSTTPRRFPLLVATLVGVAALGLAFFGLRASREPTAEAAAPAAPAAGAGRTIAHAQGSTVVVEDPKQVLVFDLATLDTLDALGVEVKGVAGEYFPGPLAKYADAKKYPRYGTLFEPDYEAVHAARPDLIITGGRTSARYAKLAAMAPTIDQTTDDAHYLDTVVGNTERLAAVFGKEERARALIGELRQSIETLKGTTATRGKGLIVLTSGGRMSAYGPGSRFGVLHESFGIPPAAPSLKASLHGEAVGSEFILETNPDWLFVIDRDAAIGEGGGAQRLLDNELVHQTTAWKQGQVVYLDPANTYLIGGGIQSMRRLLEQISDAYAKPRQPPAP; the protein is encoded by the coding sequence GTGAGCACCACTCCCCGGCGTTTCCCTCTCCTTGTCGCGACCCTCGTCGGGGTCGCGGCCCTTGGCCTGGCGTTCTTCGGCCTGCGCGCCTCGCGCGAGCCCACTGCTGAAGCCGCGGCGCCGGCGGCCCCCGCTGCGGGAGCGGGCCGGACCATCGCGCACGCGCAGGGCAGCACCGTGGTGGTGGAGGACCCGAAGCAGGTCCTGGTGTTCGACCTGGCGACGCTGGACACGCTGGACGCGCTGGGCGTGGAGGTGAAGGGCGTGGCGGGTGAGTACTTCCCCGGCCCGCTGGCGAAGTACGCGGACGCGAAGAAGTACCCGCGCTACGGGACGCTCTTCGAGCCCGACTACGAGGCCGTCCACGCCGCGCGCCCCGACCTCATCATCACCGGCGGCCGGACCAGCGCCCGGTACGCGAAGCTCGCCGCCATGGCGCCCACCATCGACCAGACGACGGACGACGCGCACTATCTGGACACCGTGGTGGGCAACACCGAGCGGCTGGCGGCCGTCTTCGGCAAGGAGGAGCGGGCGCGCGCGCTGATTGGAGAGCTGCGCCAGTCCATCGAGACGCTGAAAGGCACCACCGCCACCCGGGGCAAGGGGCTCATCGTCCTGACGTCCGGCGGCCGGATGAGCGCCTACGGTCCGGGCTCGCGCTTCGGCGTGCTGCACGAGTCCTTCGGCATCCCGCCCGCGGCCCCGTCGCTCAAGGCGTCGCTGCACGGAGAGGCCGTCGGCTCGGAGTTCATCCTGGAGACCAACCCGGACTGGCTCTTCGTCATCGACCGGGACGCGGCCATTGGCGAGGGCGGCGGCGCGCAGCGGCTGTTGGACAACGAGCTGGTGCACCAGACGACGGCGTGGAAGCAGGGCCAGGTCGTGTACCTGGACCCCGCCAACACCTACCTCATCGGCGGCGGCATCCAGTCCATGCGGCGCCTGCTGGAGCAGATCTCCGATGCCTACGCGAAGCCCCGACAGCCCCCTGCTCCCTGA
- a CDS encoding family 43 glycosylhydrolase, producing MKPLRAVLLLSLLSTALAGTAHAQDNARTLLMQWLADPDVYKENDDLFFLTGTGNGVVLPLYESNDLTAFRFKRDYNPSAADPTYDYCFLWAPDLSKTGSVYQLHFSGHRVPNGAACPPSGQEVTTFVATAPDLNLAFGAPQPLNANTTWPRTTTGTACLPQGCNRNIRIDSATFNDGVDRWLFYVWFQNGNNISSFKLAAPGTVYNHAGPAVFATPAYEEGINEAPELFKRDGRYYLVFSGGWYNSQYAMYYVMADTVPELTRARAVRRLSLPLKNSAGRLVQSHGHNVIVERRGEYFNIFHQGAFDSAGNLTSRSTYRQRVTFKPDGAMTSLNQVSVRWNRLAGYSYSLDVVLKNGSVVGPCTSVTLLGQANKTVFDGVCRSAGDRVVTKGEIAAFRIFYSNNNVWGPFVEKAYDGISDDVSLELPGGVTPFVDLEWSEEETTAQYSIDVQRRDTGAWIGPCIGVGAVNKSLSWTYQGRCDTPGINVPFSNIQAFRICSAVNGDWAHARCGAAAYDGRALHSRINIP from the coding sequence ATGAAGCCGCTTCGTGCCGTGCTGCTGCTGTCCCTCCTGTCCACGGCGCTCGCCGGGACCGCCCATGCGCAGGACAACGCGCGCACGCTGCTGATGCAGTGGCTGGCGGACCCGGACGTCTACAAGGAGAACGACGACCTGTTCTTCCTCACCGGCACCGGCAACGGGGTGGTGCTGCCGCTGTACGAGTCGAACGACCTCACGGCGTTCCGCTTCAAGCGGGACTACAACCCGTCCGCGGCGGACCCCACCTACGACTACTGCTTTCTCTGGGCGCCGGACCTGAGCAAGACGGGCAGCGTCTACCAGCTCCACTTCTCCGGCCACCGGGTGCCCAACGGCGCGGCCTGTCCTCCCTCGGGCCAGGAGGTGACGACCTTCGTCGCCACGGCGCCGGATTTGAACCTGGCCTTTGGCGCGCCCCAGCCCCTCAACGCCAACACCACCTGGCCGCGCACCACCACGGGCACGGCGTGCCTGCCGCAGGGGTGCAACCGGAACATCCGCATCGACTCGGCGACGTTCAACGACGGCGTGGACCGCTGGCTCTTCTACGTCTGGTTCCAGAACGGCAACAACATCTCCTCGTTCAAGCTGGCCGCGCCCGGCACCGTCTACAACCACGCGGGCCCGGCGGTGTTCGCGACGCCGGCCTACGAGGAGGGCATCAACGAGGCGCCGGAGCTGTTCAAGCGCGACGGGCGCTACTACCTCGTGTTCAGCGGCGGTTGGTACAACAGCCAGTACGCCATGTACTACGTGATGGCGGACACCGTCCCGGAGCTCACGCGGGCGCGGGCGGTGCGGCGGCTGTCATTGCCGCTGAAGAACTCCGCGGGCCGGCTGGTGCAGTCCCACGGCCACAACGTCATCGTCGAGCGGCGGGGGGAGTACTTCAACATCTTCCACCAGGGCGCCTTCGACAGCGCGGGCAACCTCACGTCGCGCAGCACGTACAGGCAGCGCGTCACGTTCAAGCCGGACGGGGCGATGACGTCGCTCAACCAGGTGAGCGTGCGCTGGAACCGGCTCGCCGGGTACAGCTACTCGCTGGACGTGGTGCTGAAGAATGGCTCGGTGGTGGGGCCGTGCACGTCCGTGACGCTGCTGGGGCAGGCGAACAAGACGGTGTTCGACGGCGTGTGCCGCAGCGCGGGCGACCGCGTGGTGACGAAGGGGGAGATCGCCGCGTTCCGCATCTTCTATTCCAACAACAACGTCTGGGGGCCCTTCGTGGAGAAGGCCTATGACGGCATCTCCGACGACGTGTCCCTGGAGCTGCCCGGCGGCGTCACGCCCTTCGTGGACCTGGAGTGGAGCGAGGAGGAGACGACGGCGCAGTACTCCATCGACGTGCAGCGGCGCGACACCGGCGCGTGGATTGGCCCGTGCATCGGCGTGGGCGCCGTGAACAAGAGCCTGTCCTGGACCTACCAGGGGCGCTGTGACACGCCGGGCATCAACGTGCCGTTCTCCAACATCCAGGCCTTCCGCATCTGCTCCGCGGTGAACGGCGACTGGGCCCACGCGCGCTGCGGCGCCGCCGCGTACGACGGGCGGGCCCTGCACTCGCGCATCAACATCCCCTGA
- a CDS encoding DUF2277 domain-containing protein has translation MCRSIKTLFNFEPPASDAEVRAAALQFVRKLSGTSAPSKANEEAFHRAVEDVTEVARRLVDSLVTTAPPRNRDMEAMKAKLRSAKRFAPR, from the coding sequence ATGTGCCGCAGCATCAAGACGCTGTTCAACTTCGAGCCCCCCGCGTCCGACGCGGAGGTGCGGGCGGCGGCCCTGCAGTTCGTGCGGAAGCTGAGCGGCACCAGCGCCCCGTCAAAGGCGAACGAGGAGGCCTTCCACCGCGCCGTCGAGGACGTCACCGAGGTCGCGCGACGGCTGGTGGACTCGCTGGTGACCACCGCCCCGCCGCGCAACCGCGACATGGAGGCCATGAAGGCGAAGCTGCGGTCCGCCAAGCGCTTCGCCCCGCGCTGA
- a CDS encoding LLM class flavin-dependent oxidoreductase — MRLDIFSEMQHPKERWSGPDHEHQLIQETLEQARLADEMGYGVWWQVEHHTAVEFSYSSAPEIMLTAIARSTKNLHVGHSSVLAPTRFNHPIRIAERAAFIDHLSGGRFQLGLARSTIPEWRTFNIEPDSTRGQMQQAFELVPKLWTQDKVSWDGPDLKLKDVTVIPKPYRKPHPPLWQACSSPASFEQAGRNGVGALGVTLWASPEEVAEMIHIYREALRTRCEPVGEFVNNQVAFFTFVHCADSEREAMENGAAKAAAWYTSGSFTFFEAKDAFVKTAAELEALAKDPAGGGLTGQYLRKKDPNAPQSRAQRLLGRIMSGETVPDEQVWEVLSAQDSLIVGTQDQVRAGLKRYQALGIDALMSFHQVGALAHDKVLKSIRLTGELIPEFRTPAAP, encoded by the coding sequence ATGCGGCTCGATATTTTTTCGGAGATGCAGCACCCGAAGGAGCGTTGGAGCGGTCCGGACCACGAGCACCAGCTCATCCAGGAGACGCTGGAGCAGGCGCGGCTGGCGGACGAGATGGGGTACGGCGTCTGGTGGCAGGTGGAGCACCACACCGCGGTGGAGTTCAGCTACAGCTCCGCGCCGGAGATCATGCTCACCGCCATCGCGCGGAGCACGAAGAACCTGCACGTCGGACACTCGTCGGTGCTGGCGCCCACGCGCTTCAACCATCCCATCCGCATCGCGGAGCGCGCGGCCTTCATCGACCACCTGAGCGGGGGCCGCTTCCAGCTGGGGCTGGCGCGCAGCACCATCCCGGAGTGGCGCACCTTCAACATCGAGCCGGACTCCACGCGCGGGCAGATGCAGCAGGCCTTCGAGCTGGTCCCGAAGCTGTGGACGCAGGACAAGGTGTCCTGGGACGGGCCGGACCTGAAGCTCAAGGACGTCACCGTCATCCCCAAGCCGTACCGCAAGCCGCACCCGCCGCTGTGGCAGGCGTGCTCCAGCCCCGCGTCGTTCGAACAGGCGGGCCGCAACGGCGTGGGCGCGCTGGGCGTGACGCTCTGGGCCTCTCCGGAGGAGGTGGCGGAGATGATCCACATCTACCGCGAGGCCCTGCGCACGCGCTGCGAGCCGGTGGGCGAGTTCGTCAACAACCAGGTCGCCTTCTTCACCTTCGTGCACTGCGCGGACAGCGAGCGCGAGGCCATGGAGAACGGCGCCGCGAAGGCCGCCGCCTGGTACACGAGCGGGTCGTTCACCTTCTTCGAGGCGAAGGACGCCTTCGTGAAGACGGCCGCGGAGCTGGAGGCGCTGGCGAAGGACCCGGCGGGCGGAGGCCTCACGGGCCAGTACCTGCGCAAGAAGGACCCCAACGCGCCGCAGTCCCGGGCGCAGCGGCTGCTGGGGCGCATCATGTCCGGTGAGACCGTGCCGGACGAGCAGGTGTGGGAGGTCCTGAGCGCGCAGGACTCGCTCATCGTCGGGACGCAGGACCAGGTGCGCGCGGGGCTCAAGCGCTACCAGGCGCTGGGCATCGACGCGCTCATGTCCTTCCACCAGGTGGGCGCGCTGGCGCACGACAAGGTCCTGAAGAGCATCCGACTCACGGGCGAGCTCATTCCGGAGTTCAGGACACCGGCGGCGCCGTAG
- a CDS encoding ferrichrome ABC transporter substrate-binding protein, whose amino-acid sequence MSRRSQLFLLVLVSGLLHAALLVALSRSPPASVRRHAPAEVVELEIVTRDARPALPEPEAEPQPPRSAARPTEREPPTSARAKDEAPAEAPSPTGNAAPTPLAEAPERASPPVRDVPLQLEPPGLLGGGLLKGPPSTGRTLRNVPGSEPDPKALAAREAEEARQRVDGWAKDATASARASGATPPYFAKLRQGFADRLVNPPPPNKQVVLGRLKREQLESIERFGRTGTPFAPQQRDLRAETSDRMRAAVEAGRAADMYMVDVTAPVLALVAIVEVRQARDGSLIDLQVLEGSGDPKFDTWAVSHLRDALASAEAPTDGGVGIREDGMRTRWRLEEYLGNPRVRVHLISIY is encoded by the coding sequence GTGTCCCGCCGCTCCCAGCTGTTCCTCCTGGTCCTGGTGTCCGGGCTCCTGCACGCGGCGCTCCTCGTGGCGCTGTCGCGGAGCCCGCCCGCCAGCGTGCGGCGTCATGCGCCGGCGGAGGTCGTCGAGCTGGAGATCGTGACGCGGGACGCACGCCCCGCGCTGCCCGAGCCCGAAGCGGAGCCGCAGCCCCCTCGCTCGGCTGCGCGCCCGACGGAGCGCGAACCTCCCACGAGCGCGCGGGCGAAGGACGAAGCGCCCGCCGAGGCTCCCTCGCCCACCGGGAACGCTGCTCCGACGCCCCTCGCGGAAGCACCCGAGCGTGCGTCACCCCCGGTCCGGGATGTCCCGCTCCAGTTGGAACCGCCGGGGCTGCTGGGCGGTGGGCTGCTGAAGGGGCCTCCGTCGACGGGGCGGACGCTTCGCAACGTCCCAGGGTCGGAGCCGGACCCCAAGGCGCTGGCGGCCCGTGAGGCGGAGGAAGCGCGTCAGCGGGTGGATGGCTGGGCCAAGGATGCGACGGCGTCCGCGCGGGCCTCCGGGGCGACGCCTCCGTACTTCGCGAAGCTGCGTCAGGGCTTCGCGGACCGGCTCGTGAACCCGCCCCCACCCAACAAGCAGGTGGTCCTCGGCCGGCTCAAGCGCGAGCAGCTGGAGTCCATCGAGCGGTTCGGCCGGACGGGCACGCCCTTCGCGCCCCAGCAGCGGGACCTCCGCGCCGAGACGTCCGACCGGATGCGCGCGGCGGTGGAGGCCGGGCGCGCGGCGGACATGTACATGGTGGATGTCACGGCCCCCGTGCTCGCGCTCGTCGCCATCGTGGAGGTGCGGCAGGCGCGCGATGGCAGCCTCATCGACCTCCAGGTGCTGGAGGGCTCCGGGGACCCGAAGTTCGACACCTGGGCGGTGTCCCACCTGCGCGATGCGCTCGCCAGCGCGGAGGCCCCCACCGACGGTGGCGTGGGCATCCGCGAGGACGGGATGCGGACCCGCTGGCGGTTGGAGGAGTACCTCGGCAACCCCCGCGTGCGGGTCCACCTCATCTCCATCTACTGA
- a CDS encoding DUF4214 domain-containing protein translates to MHRLLLVMGVVCALGLASRAQAFDYGVNLHPPHVSTVDKARQTALVLSQRKVRTVRLDVAPNANLTWLTQVVTAFRDQGIAVEAMLYDPKVNNYTCGTQATEQEAYTATYAIVNAMRTLITDWELQNERQLKVAPGSSAMDMTPYQNDCGYREAAVTRGMSRAIRDVRTNTGAPLRIILGFVGRGYGFLDFMLAQGVQFDVVGYHIYPWLQHPSLDADPWFGTGGLFANLVRFNRPVRINEFNCAEVYSGDPNTPYGAQADYENQPGRPVTEACYASINKHLRVILAQTKVRVEGVTFYELLDQPELLPHSEAESRFGLMYDLNTPKVQLMLVSAFAGGSLTAAERTQVTSRNLLTDAEITANQLAAGSLARSMTHADYVAYLYRFVLGRDADAGGQQAWTQQLVSGTSTRVGVQSAFLASSEYAYRRTNNLYTPAPSTNVLSNTAFVTHAYVVLLGRDPDTSGLNSYVSALNSGTTRAAVIRSLMTSTEYRTRYGQ, encoded by the coding sequence ATGCATCGGCTTCTCCTCGTCATGGGCGTCGTCTGCGCGCTGGGGCTCGCGTCGCGCGCCCAGGCCTTCGACTACGGCGTGAACCTGCATCCGCCGCACGTCAGCACGGTGGACAAGGCGCGGCAGACGGCGCTGGTGCTCAGCCAGCGCAAGGTGCGCACGGTGCGCCTGGACGTGGCGCCCAACGCGAACCTCACCTGGCTCACCCAGGTGGTCACGGCGTTCCGCGACCAGGGCATCGCCGTGGAGGCGATGCTCTACGACCCCAAGGTGAACAACTACACCTGCGGGACGCAGGCCACCGAGCAGGAGGCCTACACCGCCACGTACGCCATCGTGAACGCGATGCGGACCCTCATCACGGACTGGGAGCTCCAGAACGAGCGGCAGCTCAAGGTGGCCCCCGGCTCCTCCGCGATGGACATGACGCCGTACCAGAACGACTGCGGCTACCGCGAGGCGGCCGTGACGCGCGGCATGTCGCGCGCCATCCGCGACGTGCGCACGAACACCGGCGCACCCCTGCGCATCATCCTGGGCTTCGTGGGGCGCGGGTACGGCTTCCTGGACTTCATGCTCGCGCAGGGCGTGCAGTTCGACGTCGTGGGCTACCACATCTATCCGTGGCTCCAGCACCCCAGCCTGGACGCGGACCCGTGGTTCGGCACGGGCGGCCTCTTCGCCAACCTGGTCCGCTTCAACCGCCCGGTGCGCATCAATGAATTCAACTGCGCGGAGGTCTACTCCGGAGACCCGAACACGCCCTACGGCGCCCAGGCGGACTACGAGAACCAGCCGGGCCGCCCCGTCACGGAGGCGTGCTACGCCAGCATCAACAAGCACCTGCGCGTCATCCTGGCGCAGACGAAGGTGCGGGTGGAGGGCGTGACCTTCTATGAGCTCCTGGACCAGCCGGAGCTGCTCCCGCACTCGGAGGCGGAGAGCCGCTTCGGCCTGATGTACGACCTCAACACGCCCAAGGTGCAGCTCATGCTGGTGTCCGCCTTCGCGGGCGGAAGCCTCACGGCGGCGGAGCGCACGCAGGTGACCAGCCGCAACCTGCTGACGGACGCGGAGATCACCGCCAACCAGCTCGCGGCGGGCTCCCTGGCCCGCTCCATGACGCACGCCGATTACGTGGCGTACCTCTACCGCTTCGTCCTGGGGCGCGACGCGGACGCGGGCGGGCAACAGGCCTGGACGCAGCAACTGGTGAGCGGCACCAGCACCCGCGTGGGCGTGCAGAGCGCGTTCCTGGCCTCCAGCGAGTACGCGTACCGGCGCACGAACAACCTCTACACGCCCGCGCCCTCCACGAACGTGCTGTCGAACACCGCGTTCGTCACGCACGCGTACGTGGTGCTGCTGGGCCGGGACCCGGACACGTCCGGGCTGAACAGCTACGTCAGCGCGCTGAACTCCGGCACGACGCGCGCGGCCGTCATCCGGTCCCTGATGACGAGCACCGAGTACCGGACGCGCTACGGTCAGTAG
- a CDS encoding trypsin-like serine protease: protein MRRWAAASVVSLLVVGCGPQAAEEKQAQPETPAPAATSQEIVGGTATTIGANPWQVSLQSSGGSHFCGGSIINENWILTAQHCVNSGGSISKPGRIVAGVTNRTTTTGGQVRTVAQVFVYPGYVDANVGKDAALLKLSSPLDLSGANVKAIPLVTAADAAAGVTNPGVVARVTGWGTLSSGSSSLPSTLQTVDVNLISNADAQADYQGEEVISADQLGAKAPGKDSCQGDSGGPLTVLKGSTRVLAGIVSWGYGCADAQYAGMYGRVSSFESWITNTINGSSQPAVTLLEKSALSGASGSFTHYAITVPSGASSLTVVQSGGTGDADLYVRQGSQPTTTTYTCRPYLSGNAETCTISAPAAGTWYVSVRGYSAYSGVAVKATVP from the coding sequence GTGCGTCGCTGGGCTGCCGCCAGCGTGGTGTCGCTGCTGGTCGTTGGCTGCGGTCCCCAGGCCGCGGAAGAGAAGCAGGCGCAGCCGGAGACCCCGGCGCCGGCCGCCACCTCGCAGGAAATCGTCGGTGGCACGGCCACCACCATCGGGGCGAACCCGTGGCAGGTGTCGCTGCAGAGCAGCGGCGGCAGCCACTTCTGCGGCGGCTCCATCATCAACGAGAACTGGATCCTCACCGCGCAGCACTGCGTGAACTCGGGCGGCAGCATCTCCAAGCCGGGCCGCATCGTGGCGGGCGTCACCAACCGCACCACCACCACCGGCGGGCAGGTCCGCACCGTGGCCCAGGTGTTCGTGTACCCGGGCTACGTGGACGCGAACGTGGGCAAGGACGCGGCGCTGCTCAAGCTGTCCTCGCCGCTGGACCTGAGCGGCGCGAACGTGAAGGCCATCCCGCTGGTCACCGCGGCGGACGCGGCGGCGGGCGTGACCAACCCCGGCGTCGTGGCGCGCGTCACGGGCTGGGGCACGCTGTCCAGCGGCTCCTCCTCGCTGCCGTCCACGCTCCAGACGGTGGACGTGAACCTCATCAGCAACGCCGACGCGCAGGCCGACTACCAGGGCGAGGAGGTCATCAGCGCGGACCAGCTGGGCGCCAAGGCCCCGGGCAAGGACTCCTGCCAGGGTGACAGCGGCGGTCCCCTCACCGTCCTCAAGGGCAGCACCCGCGTGCTCGCGGGCATCGTGAGCTGGGGCTACGGCTGCGCCGACGCGCAGTACGCGGGCATGTACGGCCGCGTGTCGTCCTTCGAGAGCTGGATCACCAACACCATCAACGGCTCGTCGCAGCCGGCGGTGACGCTGCTGGAAAAGAGCGCCCTGTCCGGCGCCTCCGGCTCCTTCACGCACTACGCCATCACCGTCCCCTCGGGCGCCTCGTCCCTGACGGTGGTCCAGTCCGGTGGCACGGGTGACGCGGACCTCTACGTGCGCCAGGGCTCGCAGCCCACCACGACCACGTACACCTGCCGCCCGTACCTCAGCGGCAACGCGGAGACCTGCACCATCTCCGCCCCCGCGGCCGGCACCTGGTACGTCTCCGTGCGCGGCTACTCCGCGTACTCGGGCGTCGCCGTGAAGGCCACGGTGCCGTAG